A stretch of DNA from SAR324 cluster bacterium:
TCCCACCACAAATCCGGGAGTTCCATTGATCCCGAGTTCCTTTCCTTCTTCCAGGTGGCGGTTGACCTTGCTACGGTATTTTTCCTGATCCAGACAGGTTTCAAAGGTTTTCAACTTGGGGATTTTTATTTGTTTGGCATAAGATTTCAGATCCTTATTCTGTTGAGAACGTTGATTTTCAAACAATTTTTCATGCATTTCCCCAAAAAGTCCCTGATCACCGGCACATTCTGCGGCAATCGCGGCTTCATCGGCTTCTGTATGAAATGGTAACGGATAATGCTGATAGCCAAACGCTATCCTGTCTCCATATTTTTCAACCAGTTTATTAAGGGTCGGTTGAACTTTGGCGCAATATGGACACTGGTAGTCAGAAAATTCCAGTAGCATGACCTTTCCTTTAACATTTCCTCTTACATAGGAACTGTCCACTCGAGCTGAAACCAGAAATTCAGGAGGTGCCTGCAGATAGGATTTCACCCAGCCTTTTTCCTGAGCCATCTTATATTGAACCATGATTTGCTGCATCATCATCTGCTGTGTGAAATAATCTTTTATCTGGGGCGCCAATTGCTCATAGGTTCCCTTCTGGCTCAAATTATTCATGTCATAAAAACCACGGATTTGTGCCTCAGGAATCTCTACTTTGGGTGGTTGGATCTCAGGATGGGTCTTAGACAGTTCCTCCATGGAATACTCAACCAGAGCGATTTCCAGATTCTGATAAAATTCCTGCTCCAGATCATGAATTCTTTTATTTCTGAGAACTTCAAGCTGGATGGGTTTGCCATCGATTTCAGCGATGACAGGATTGGAAGAATACCTTGATGGTGCAGGTTCCGCGGCCTTTAGACCCCATAATCCTGAAAGGCCGGTTGTAACAATTACACCCAGGCAAATTCCTGTTAATAACATTTGTTTCCGCATAGTGATCTCCAGCTAAGGACCGAAT
This window harbors:
- a CDS encoding thioredoxin domain-containing protein, with amino-acid sequence MRKQMLLTGICLGVIVTTGLSGLWGLKAAEPAPSRYSSNPVIAEIDGKPIQLEVLRNKRIHDLEQEFYQNLEIALVEYSMEELSKTHPEIQPPKVEIPEAQIRGFYDMNNLSQKGTYEQLAPQIKDYFTQQMMMQQIMVQYKMAQEKGWVKSYLQAPPEFLVSARVDSSYVRGNVKGKVMLLEFSDYQCPYCAKVQPTLNKLVEKYGDRIAFGYQHYPLPFHTEADEAAIAAECAGDQGLFGEMHEKLFENQRSQQNKDLKSYAKQIKIPKLKTFETCLDQEKYRSKVNRHLEEGKELGINGTPGFVVGFYDAASQTINGEVLSGAQPLQTFEATLEKYLARTTK